Genomic DNA from bacterium:
TCAGCCCATGGGAAAGGACTTTTTCGCTGAACAGTCGGGCATCCGGTCAACTCACGAACCATCTGATCAATCACCCACGCCTTGTGATGCTCTCCGTCGACCCCACCAGACTCTACGGCGATTTTTAAGGCCTTATCAATCCGAGCTTGCAGCGCCTCCTGATTTTCTTTCCCTTCAGGACTATTCTCAGTCATCGGCTTTACCTCCTCGTTTGGTTGTTGTTCTGGTGATTTCATTACAAATTGAATTATAAAAAAGTCTTCACTTAAAGTCAATAGCTCGGCTTAAGCAGCCGCAACTCAATATCGTTCAGTTTTAACTGTAGAATTTCAATATGCCTTTTTCCATTCGCATTATTACCGAGCCAAATTCGCGTTATTCGCGATTACTCCCCTACATCTTCTCCGGCGCGCTCACGCCAAGCACGCGCAAGACATTTTCCAACACCATGCGCGCCGCCTCAACCAATTGCAATCGTTCAGTAACCACCGCGCCACTGGAGTCAATCACGCGTTCTTTCTCATAAAAGTCGTGGAATGCGCGTGCAAGATCCGTCGCGTACCGTGTCAGTCGATGTACTTCGTAATCCGCCGCGGTTTGCGCAATGACATCCGGAAACTCCGCCATTGTTTTAAGGAGTTTCAGCTCGCTTTCTTCCTTGAGCCCCGTTATGTTTGCTTCTTTGTTTCTTTGCTTCTTTGCTTTCTCCAAAACGCTCCCCGCCCGAACGTACGCGTACTGCACATAATATACCGGATTTTTCACCGAGCGCTCTTTCGCAAGGTCAAGATCAAAGTCCATGTGACTGCCGGCGGAGTTCATCAAAAAGAAAAACCGCGCGGCATCTGCCCCCACTTCCTCCAACAGCTCATCCATCGTCACAAACTCGCCCTTGCGTTTGGACATGCGCACCTCTTTACCGCCGGAAACAAGCCGCACCAGCTGCGTGATAATAATCTTCAGTCGCTCCGGCGCAACACCAAGCGCTGCGACACCTTTTTTTATTTGCTCGGCGTAGCCGTGGTGATCCGCGCCCCAAATATCAATCGCAACGTCAAATTTACGCTTAAAAAGCTTATCGTAGTGATACGCGAGATCAGGAAGAAAATATGTGGGGGTATTATCTGACTTAATCAAAACTTTATCGCCAAACCAGACCGCGCCCTCTTTCCGCTCCACGAGTCCTTTCTGTTCTAAGAACGCAAGCATTTTTTCCAATTCGCCGCCGGCGCGCAAATTTTCTTCCTCCGAAAAGAACACGTCATATATAATTCCCGCTTTTTTTAATGACGCCTTGATAGATTTCAACAACAACGCAACCGCTTGTTTGCCGGTTTTGCCTTTCAATTCTTTGATGTATTCTCCTTTATAATATTCCTCTTTTTCCGGCAACTTCCCTTCGGCGGCTTGGATGCTTTCGCCCAACAGCCGCACTTGGTTACCGGCATCGTTCACGTAATACTCGCGTGTTACCTTGTGTCCCGCGCACTCTAAAACATTAGCAAGCACGTCACCCAAAAATCCTCCGCGTCCGTTCGCCATCGTCAAAGGGCCCGTCGGATTTGCCGAAACAAACTCAACGTTTATTTTTAGTCCCTGCCTGCCCGCCGAAGCCTTGGCGGAGGAGGGAGCCTGTCGAAGGGCTACCGCTCCATATTTTGCTTTTTGTTTTAACACCGCCAGAAGTTCCTCGCGAAGCACATCCGGCGCAAGTGTAAAATTGATAAATCCCGGCGCGGCAGCAACCACCTGCGTGAAAAACTTTCCTTTATCTTTCTCCGCTATTTCTTTTGCTAAACTTTCCGCAACCGCCATCGGCGGCATTTTTCGCTCTTTTGCCAATCGAAACGCAACGTTTGACGAATAATCGCCGAACTTCGCATCCGCGGTTTTCTCCAACGGCCAGTCGTTCCCAGTTAATTCCTTGAGATGCTGTTGAATTTTGGTAAGCATGAAATAAAATTTATCTGTATAAATCGTGATCATCTACGTCCAACAAAATAGCCGATTTCCGAAACAGTTGAAAAAGAATTCTGTACTTGGCATCCACAGAAAACGCGTAAAAGCCGGTGAGTCGACCCTTCAACTTATGTGTTCGGAGCAGGGGGTGAAAAACATCCTCTCGAAACAACGCCTCTTTTGCTAATGCTTTTTCCTGAATCGCAGGAGACAAGCTTCGAAACGCGGCCTTAAAATTCGGGTGATAAAGAACGTGATCAATCTTTTGTGTCATGGAAGCAACGAGGGAGCATCTATCGAAGATCACGCAAGGAGCGAAGCGTGGGCAAGACGCCTTTCCGCGCAAGGCGTACTGCCTCTTTGGAGATACGCAGTATGTCGTCCTCGGTCAAATGCCGTTTGAATCCCAAATCGTCCGCCATTTTTCTAGGCATTTTTACCACGACGTAATCCTTTGATTCTTTTAATATCGAGATGCTAATCATACATATACAATACTCAAATAACTGCGTTTGCGCAAATAAAAAGGAAAGGAGCGGTCGCCCAAGGGCGCCCGCTCCCGAATCTCCGCTAGCGAGCATGCACTCCGGCGTTCCGCTCAAAAGAGATGCAGTTATCGATGAGAACCTTCGTGGTCCACAACTGCTTCACGCCCTTCCCGACACGCAAGCCGCCGATGCACAGCCACTTGAGCGAGACGCGGACGAGGAATACCGCATAGCCGCCGCAATTCGCTCCCGTGACACTGGCGCGTCGCAAGAAGAGGGAGAACCCATGCTCACCCAACGTGTTGAGCGAGATCTTCCCCTTCACCCTGGCGTCGTCGAGATCGATGTAGTCGCCCGTGAACTTCCCGTCCGCAATGTTGACATTTCCCCGAATCACCGACCCGTTGAGGTCGAGATTCATCGGGATGTCGAAGCCACTAAACTCGATAGACTGGATGGTGCGCCCGCTCAAGTCGACCTTCTCCTCACCCCGCGCCGCCGCCTTCTCAATCATGCGACGCACGTCGTCGCTCGTGAGGACTTCCTGCTTCGTGCCGGTCTTCATAGAAACCTCCCATAAGAGAGACCGGGAAACTTAGACTGACTCCCAGCGTAGCGTAACCTTTCCGCAAAAGCAAAGTCCAAAATGGTAATGGGACTGCTCGCGGCACGCACGAGCAGTCCCATTCGTCTATACCTGAACCGGCACCAGTACCGGCGTCAGCTCGCGAACCCGAAGGTCAGCGAGGTCGCAATTGTACTTCTCCTCCAAGCATGCGATGTCAGCAGGCATGAACTCGCAGCGTTCTGCGTCGTAACGCAGGAACGAATCCAGCACGCAAGGAAAGAGTCGCGGATTCCAGCCCCTCCCCTTCACCTCCCGCTTCCTCCCTCTCCGCAACTCCATCCTCACCGCTCCCTTCACCATCCGGCGCATGGAGTCGTTGGTCAGGAAATCAATCGGCAGGACGTGAAGGTTGACCGGCTCGTCAAATGCGCCTACGAACTCGGACTCCCGATCGTCGAACCCGAACCAGTACTTAAACAGCACGCGCAGGTTGCCGTGAAGCAACGCAGTGCGCGTCGTGGCGTCCTCCACCCGCTTGATGCGATCCCAGAACACGCGGCTATAGAAGCCGTAGTCGAAGATCGCCAGGTTGAGACGCTTCACGTCCTTCCCTCGCGCGACCCCGCCAAGCAGCAAGATCTCACTGATCGCGGGATTGAAGTGCTCATCGGAGATTTCGGGAGAAACGGCACGAAGCGGCCTCACACCAATCGCCGGCAGCTTCCCGGTAGGCCGTCTGCACAGAAACCCGGCGCCCAACATGACGAGTTGGGCAATCCGAGTCGCCAACTTGAGCGCAACCTTGTTCGTCATGCGTCACCTCCCTCTTAAAATCTTCTCACAGCATAATCCTGCCCGGCGAGAAAGTCAAAGCGCTTGTATTCCGCTGATGCGTTTGATACATTTGCTATATATAAGTAATAAATATTAAAAACTCATGTCGTTAAGAAAAATAACAATAACAGCGGGATTACTTCTTGCGGTCGGAATCGTTACCTCTGTCGCGAACGCAACTCATTCATGGAACGGCTTCCACTGGGGACGCACGGCAAATCCGTTCACGCTTCAGCTTGGCGACAATATGTCGTCTACGTGGGACGCGTATCTCGGAACCGCGGCAACAAATTGGAGCGCCTCAAACGTACTGGATACGGTTGTCGTCAGCGGTAAAACAAAACCGCGCGTCTGTAAGCCAACAAATGGCCGCGTTGAAGTGTGCAACGAGCGGTATGGCGCCAACGGCTGGCTCGGCATTGCGCAGGTATGGGTAAGTGGCGAACACATCGTACAAGGGGCGGTGAAAATGAACGATTCATACTTCCGGACGTCCACCTACAACACGCCGGCGTGGAAGAATCTCGTCGTCTGCCAGGAAATCGGCCACACGCTCGGTCTTGACCATCAGGACGAAATTTTTGACAATGCGAACCTCGGCACGTGCATGGACTACACCAATAACCCCTCGGCGAATCAATTCCCGAACCTGCACGACTACGAGCAACTTGAAGCGATTTACACGCATCTTGATACCGTGAACACCGTGCTTTCGTCGGGAAGCGCAACCGCCGGACAGGGCAAACCGGAAGGTGTTGGACGGGATATTGATGAAAGCGACCCCTCGGCATGGGGCCAAGTGGTGCGGCGCGATGCAAAAGGCAATGCTTCGCTCTATGCGCGCGATCTCAGCAACGGCGAAAAACTATTCACCTTTGTCACCTGGGCACAGTAAACAAATATAAAAGCACCCGAAAGCGGGTGCTTTTATATTGTGGAGATGGTGAAAGATTTCACTGCTCGCCGGCCTTCAGCCGCTGATCCATGAAACTCGGCAAAGTTTAAATGTCAAAAACTGCCGCTATAGCCTTTTACCGCAGCTTATGCAAAACCTCGTCCCAAGAAAACACTCGCTCCACGTTTTTGGGAAATTCATGCCGTCGGTTCCAGGGCTGATCAAAAAGAAATATCTTCACGCCTACGGCGGCGCAGTCAAACGCATTTTCTGGGCTATCATCAATCAGTACCTCTATCCCTAACGCCTCGCATATTTCAGACTTTTTGCGGGGCTCTTCTTTTAACCGAGAAGGACTTGCGTAATGGACGCCGGTAAAGACATCCGGAAAATGCTTCTCTATCCACAACTCCGTTTGCGTAATATGTTTATTTCGCCGCGCTGTAATAATGTAAAGTTCGTGCCCAGCCGCCTTAAGTGCTTGGATTGCTTTTAAAGATCCGACCATCGGGCTGACCTTTTTTGATCGGTTAGTTGTTAAAAACTCATCTATTTCTTTTCTGTTTTCATCGCGTTCGCCACCCCAGATTTCCTCGAAAAGGTAACTATAAAAATCATCCTTTTTATAATGCGTCCCGTGTTTCTTATTGTGCATCTCTATAATAGCGATGCCCGTATTCGCCACCACGTCGTCAAAATCAATTCCGATACGCATACATGTAGTATAATTTTTATTTCTCGTCTTTTCCATGCCCCTTCCCCGTTCAACTCTCGCAAACAAAAAGAAAACCGCCTGCTCAGGCGGTTTTCTTTTTGTGGAGATGGTGAGAGTTGAACTCACATCCGAATATTTTCTTCGAAAACGTCTACAAGCATAGTTCTAGAAAATCTAGGACGATTTGCTCTTGTGTTTAATGTTGCCTACCAGAACGTCTCAGCAACACGGTCCCTGTGTATAACACCGGTGATGCGCCGCAAGGGCATTGGCGCGCCGATGGCATTCGCCTATTAGGCGTATGCTAACGCAACATTTCTGTTGGCAGTTATAGATTTTGACACAGTTCACGAGTGTGCCTCCTCGGCTTGCAATTTTTGAAGAGCGATATCCGTCGAAGCCCGTCATCCCCAAAATGCGCAGGGCGCATTTTGCCCTGAGCCTGTCGAAGGGCTACATTTTTAATGTTCGCCCTATTTCCCTCTGCGTCTCCCGTTTTTTGATTGCCTCGCGCTTATCGGGCCCGCGTTTGCCGCGTCCCAAGCCAAGCTCAATCTTTACGAGATTACCTTTAGTATAAGCACGGAGAGGTAGCAATGTCAACCCCCGTTCTTTCATCTTTCCGATGAGTTCGCGGATCTCTGATGCACGCAGAAGCAGCCGTCGCGGCCGCGATGACTCATACTCTTTCGGTGTATTGCCCGGCTGATATGGCGAAACA
This window encodes:
- a CDS encoding arginine--tRNA ligase, whose amino-acid sequence is MLTKIQQHLKELTGNDWPLEKTADAKFGDYSSNVAFRLAKERKMPPMAVAESLAKEIAEKDKGKFFTQVVAAAPGFINFTLAPDVLREELLAVLKQKAKYGAVALRQAPSSAKASAGRQGLKINVEFVSANPTGPLTMANGRGGFLGDVLANVLECAGHKVTREYYVNDAGNQVRLLGESIQAAEGKLPEKEEYYKGEYIKELKGKTGKQAVALLLKSIKASLKKAGIIYDVFFSEEENLRAGGELEKMLAFLEQKGLVERKEGAVWFGDKVLIKSDNTPTYFLPDLAYHYDKLFKRKFDVAIDIWGADHHGYAEQIKKGVAALGVAPERLKIIITQLVRLVSGGKEVRMSKRKGEFVTMDELLEEVGADAARFFFLMNSAGSHMDFDLDLAKERSVKNPVYYVQYAYVRAGSVLEKAKKQRNKEANITGLKEESELKLLKTMAEFPDVIAQTAADYEVHRLTRYATDLARAFHDFYEKERVIDSSGAVVTERLQLVEAARMVLENVLRVLGVSAPEKM
- the smpB gene encoding SsrA-binding protein SmpB, which gives rise to MATLAEHRKARFNYTILGAYEAGIELKGYEVKAVKAGRMNLGGAFGIVRGNEIWLLNADVSPYQPGNTPKEYESSRPRRLLLRASEIRELIGKMKERGLTLLPLRAYTKGNLVKIELGLGRGKRGPDKREAIKKRETQREIGRTLKM